One window of the Paraburkholderia sp. PGU19 genome contains the following:
- a CDS encoding PDR/VanB family oxidoreductase, which translates to MNARNTAFDVQITGMRIEAEGVVSLELQMPDRSALPAWTAGSHIDLVLPSGLTRQYSLCGEPGDAQRLRIAVLLEPNSRGGSREVHGLRLGQQVTIRGPRNAFELQPADFFLFVAGGIGITPILPMIHTARRVNAMWHLLYGGRSRASMAFVPELERLGREHVEIRPADETGLLDLDAIMAKAAEGVQVYSCGPAALLDALTERFASAGLSERLHIERFSAAPAAAPVAGTTLRVILARSGTTVDVPHDCSVMQALRDAGHDVPSSCEQGVCGMCETRVLEGTPDHRDMLLTGSERQRNNVMMVCVSRALTPTITLDM; encoded by the coding sequence ATGAACGCGCGCAACACGGCGTTCGATGTGCAGATCACTGGCATGCGCATCGAAGCGGAAGGTGTGGTTTCGCTGGAACTGCAAATGCCGGACCGCTCGGCGTTGCCTGCGTGGACAGCAGGTTCTCATATCGATCTCGTGTTGCCGTCGGGTCTGACGCGTCAGTATTCGCTTTGCGGCGAGCCTGGCGATGCGCAGCGCTTGCGCATCGCCGTGTTGCTCGAACCGAACAGTCGCGGCGGCTCGCGAGAAGTGCACGGGCTGCGTCTTGGCCAGCAGGTGACGATTCGCGGACCGCGTAACGCATTCGAATTGCAGCCCGCGGATTTCTTCCTGTTCGTTGCGGGTGGCATTGGCATTACACCGATTCTGCCGATGATCCACACCGCGCGGCGCGTGAATGCCATGTGGCATTTGCTGTATGGCGGACGCTCGCGGGCTTCGATGGCGTTCGTTCCGGAACTGGAGCGTCTCGGACGCGAGCATGTCGAGATCCGGCCCGCAGATGAAACGGGTCTGCTCGATCTCGACGCCATCATGGCGAAGGCGGCGGAGGGCGTGCAGGTTTATAGCTGCGGTCCCGCCGCGTTGCTCGATGCGCTCACTGAACGCTTTGCGTCGGCGGGGTTGAGTGAGCGTCTGCATATCGAACGATTCAGCGCTGCGCCTGCTGCTGCGCCAGTTGCCGGCACCACGTTGCGTGTGATTCTTGCGCGCAGCGGCACGACCGTCGACGTGCCGCACGATTGCTCGGTCATGCAGGCGCTGCGGGATGCAGGCCACGACGTGCCATCGTCGTGTGAGCAGGGCGTGTGCGGGATGTGCGAAACGCGCGTGCTGGAAGGCACGCCCGATCACCGCGACATGCTGCTGACCGGGAGCGAGCGGCAACGCAATAACGTAATGATGGTATGCGTGTCGCGTGCGTTGACGCCCACTATTACGCTCGACATGTAG
- a CDS encoding gamma-glutamyl-gamma-aminobutyrate hydrolase family protein: MQSNIIVGVTADRTKIGLHWSHAVGEKYIDPVVDGCNALAVVLPVLGDRQSIDAVLACVDGLLFTGSYSNVEPHRYGGAASAPGTLHDPHRDDTTLPLMQAAIERGVPVLAICRGFQEMSVVFGGTLHQAVHAVPGLLDHRENKADPIETQYGPAHSLRIGKGGVLHACSGLTEARVNSLHGQGVERLGDGLRVEAVAPDGLIEAFSVASSRAFALGVQWHPEWQHADNPLSTAIFRAFGTACRQRRRAKDAALDADALFEKA; the protein is encoded by the coding sequence ATGCAAAGCAATATTATTGTTGGTGTAACCGCCGATCGAACGAAGATCGGCTTGCATTGGTCACATGCCGTCGGCGAGAAATACATCGATCCGGTTGTCGACGGTTGCAACGCGCTTGCTGTGGTGTTGCCAGTGCTCGGCGATCGGCAGTCGATCGACGCGGTGCTTGCTTGTGTCGATGGCCTGCTGTTCACGGGAAGCTATTCGAATGTCGAGCCGCATCGCTATGGAGGCGCAGCAAGCGCGCCGGGCACGCTCCATGATCCACATCGCGATGACACCACGCTGCCGCTGATGCAAGCGGCCATCGAACGCGGCGTGCCGGTGCTTGCCATTTGCCGTGGCTTTCAGGAGATGAGCGTCGTGTTCGGCGGAACGCTGCATCAGGCCGTTCACGCTGTCCCCGGCCTGCTCGACCACCGCGAAAACAAGGCCGATCCGATCGAAACGCAATATGGCCCCGCGCATTCGTTGCGTATCGGAAAGGGCGGCGTATTGCATGCGTGCAGCGGCTTGACGGAAGCACGCGTGAATTCACTGCACGGCCAGGGCGTCGAGCGGCTGGGCGACGGGCTGAGAGTCGAAGCCGTGGCGCCGGATGGTCTGATCGAAGCGTTCAGTGTCGCGTCGTCGCGCGCGTTCGCGCTGGGCGTGCAATGGCATCCCGAATGGCAGCACGCGGACAACCCGCTATCGACAGCGATCTTTCGCGCATTCGGCACGGCGTGTCGCCAAAGGCGGCGAGCGAAAGATGCGGCGCTCGATGCGGACGCGCTGTTCGAGAAGGCATGA
- a CDS encoding UdgX family uracil-DNA binding protein (This protein belongs to the uracil DNA glycosylase superfamily, members of which act in excision repair of DNA. However, it belongs more specifically to UdgX branch, whose founding member was found to bind uracil in DNA (where it does not belong), without cleaving it, appears to promote DNA repair by a pathway involving RecA, rather than base excision.), which produces MRVISIDDSYAAWREAALQALANRIAPEDIDWCVIGDDDRATTPALFDDHARASLATATPAKVRISRELGELLKDAALYRDTARWAFLYRVLWRWHDGDRSVASAADCDGARLYKMAKAVRRAKHDMIAYVRFRLREPGNDAPEPDLPEYVAWYEPEHDVLAWSAEHFARRMGRSTWLISTPDSAAWWDGSALRLERRVALSSDRCKHTGDEAEALWLAYYRSTFNPARLNETALEQHMPVRFWKGLPEGNLIPSMISEAKSGAQRIAQARGVGVLGGKSVTVDAHSAQPARQQPSSLDACRRCELWRHATQAVDGIGPDDARIMLIGEQPGDQEDLAGKPFVGPAGRLLDVAIERAGLRRDHVYLTNAVKHFKWMLRGKRRLHKTAAQQEIDACGYWLERELERLKPAVVVTLGATALNALLHEKVSLRDWIDRPIDVDGMQVIATYHPSFALRQENDETRERVLDAIVSALARARDLADTERERQRATR; this is translated from the coding sequence ATGCGGGTCATCTCGATCGACGACAGCTATGCGGCGTGGCGCGAAGCCGCGCTACAGGCGCTTGCGAACCGCATTGCGCCTGAGGATATCGACTGGTGCGTCATTGGCGATGACGATCGCGCAACCACGCCCGCGTTGTTCGACGATCACGCGCGTGCGTCGCTTGCGACAGCGACTCCCGCCAAAGTGCGCATTTCCCGCGAACTCGGCGAACTGCTGAAGGACGCGGCGCTCTATCGCGACACGGCACGTTGGGCGTTCCTCTACCGCGTGCTCTGGCGATGGCATGACGGCGACCGCTCAGTCGCGTCCGCCGCCGATTGCGACGGCGCGCGCCTGTACAAGATGGCCAAGGCCGTGCGACGCGCGAAGCACGACATGATCGCGTATGTACGGTTCCGACTGCGCGAGCCCGGCAACGATGCACCAGAGCCCGATTTGCCCGAGTACGTCGCGTGGTACGAGCCGGAGCACGATGTGCTCGCGTGGTCGGCCGAGCATTTTGCACGCCGCATGGGCCGCTCGACGTGGCTCATCTCGACGCCCGATAGCGCAGCATGGTGGGACGGCAGCGCATTGCGGCTCGAACGCCGCGTGGCTTTATCCAGCGACCGTTGCAAGCACACCGGCGACGAAGCCGAAGCGCTCTGGCTCGCCTACTACCGCAGCACGTTCAACCCCGCGCGCCTGAACGAGACGGCGCTCGAACAGCACATGCCCGTGCGTTTCTGGAAAGGCTTGCCCGAAGGCAACCTGATTCCGTCGATGATCAGCGAAGCGAAAAGCGGCGCGCAACGTATCGCGCAGGCGCGCGGCGTCGGCGTACTGGGCGGCAAGAGCGTGACTGTTGATGCGCACAGCGCGCAACCGGCGCGTCAGCAGCCGTCATCTCTGGATGCATGCCGGCGCTGCGAGTTGTGGCGGCACGCGACTCAGGCCGTCGATGGCATCGGTCCCGACGATGCGCGCATCATGCTGATCGGCGAACAGCCCGGCGATCAGGAAGATCTCGCTGGCAAGCCGTTCGTCGGACCAGCGGGCCGATTGCTCGATGTTGCGATCGAGCGCGCGGGGTTGCGGCGCGACCATGTCTATCTAACCAACGCCGTCAAGCACTTCAAATGGATGCTGCGCGGCAAGCGGCGCCTCCACAAGACAGCGGCGCAGCAGGAAATCGACGCGTGCGGCTACTGGCTCGAACGCGAACTGGAGCGCCTGAAGCCTGCCGTCGTCGTCACGTTGGGCGCGACTGCGTTGAATGCGCTACTGCACGAGAAAGTCAGTTTGCGCGATTGGATCGACCGGCCAATCGATGTCGACGGTATGCAGGTGATCGCCACGTATCACCCGTCGTTCGCGTTGCGGCAGGAGAATGACGAGACGCGCGAGCGCGTGCTGGATGCGATCGTTTCCGCGCTGGCGCGGGCGCGTGATCTGGCTGACACCGAGCGGGAACGACAGCGCGCAACGCGCTAG
- the alr gene encoding alanine racemase, whose translation MPRPISARIHLDAVRHNLRLVKRTAAQSRVWAVIKANGYGHGIERIFPALAEADGIALLDLDEAVRVRERGWTKPVLLLEGIFEPADAEIADRYRLNVTVHCNEQLDLLTSAIPRERIDIQLKMNSGMNRLGFRPQEFKRAWERASAIPAIGSIGLMSHFANADDGEIDWQIDEFDAATRDLPGTRSLSNSAAVLWHPRAHRDWVRPGTILYGASPTGCARHIEGSLLRAAMTLESRIIGVQTLTAGETIGYGRSFMADRSIKIGVVACGYADGYPRHALAGTPVMVDGVRTRIVGRVSMDMLTVDLTPCPAADVGSPVELWGEQVRVDEVAEPSNTIGYELMCALARRVPVSIEAGIWDEIAGHPA comes from the coding sequence ATGCCTCGTCCGATTTCCGCCCGCATCCATCTCGATGCTGTCCGTCACAACCTGCGGCTGGTCAAGCGCACGGCGGCTCAGTCGCGCGTGTGGGCCGTGATCAAAGCGAATGGTTATGGTCACGGTATTGAGCGCATCTTTCCGGCGCTTGCAGAAGCGGACGGTATCGCATTGCTCGATCTCGATGAAGCCGTGCGCGTGCGGGAGCGCGGCTGGACAAAACCCGTGCTGTTGCTAGAAGGTATTTTCGAACCCGCCGATGCAGAGATTGCGGACCGGTATCGTCTGAACGTCACCGTTCACTGCAACGAACAACTCGATTTGCTGACGTCCGCGATACCGCGCGAGCGTATCGACATTCAGTTGAAGATGAACTCTGGTATGAACCGGCTCGGGTTCAGGCCGCAGGAGTTCAAGCGTGCATGGGAGCGCGCGTCGGCTATCCCGGCGATTGGCTCGATCGGATTGATGAGTCACTTCGCGAATGCCGACGATGGAGAAATCGACTGGCAGATCGACGAATTCGATGCAGCTACGCGCGATCTGCCCGGCACGCGTTCGCTATCGAACTCGGCTGCCGTGTTGTGGCATCCGCGGGCACACCGCGACTGGGTCCGGCCCGGCACGATTCTTTATGGCGCGTCACCAACAGGTTGCGCACGTCATATCGAGGGTTCACTGCTGCGCGCCGCGATGACGCTCGAAAGCCGGATCATCGGCGTGCAGACGCTTACTGCGGGTGAGACAATCGGTTATGGGCGTAGCTTTATGGCGGATCGCTCGATCAAGATCGGCGTGGTCGCATGCGGCTACGCGGACGGCTATCCGCGTCATGCGCTGGCGGGCACACCCGTGATGGTCGATGGCGTACGCACCCGCATCGTCGGGCGCGTTTCGATGGACATGCTTACCGTCGATCTCACGCCGTGCCCCGCAGCGGATGTCGGTTCACCGGTAGAACTGTGGGGCGAGCAGGTCAGGGTCGACGAAGTGGCCGAGCCATCGAATACGATCGGCTACGAGTTAATGTGCGCACTTGCGCGCCGTGTGCCGGTGAGCATCGAGGCAGGCATTTGGGATGAAATAGCAGGCCATCCTGCTTGA
- a CDS encoding Rieske 2Fe-2S domain-containing protein gives MSPQFPLRSQAELAMRRQWFPVARSVDLTIPQSATLLGQRLVVYRTESGKAVVQDARCPHRGADFALGKVHGENIACPYHGWQFSAENGKCTHVPSLEDQCKIPPQAAIRTYPVIERFAHVWTVLEEPVEALYDPTQWRELELDWLAATPLESPTGVAVAIENFRDVAHFPFVHEVSMGPSKHVVEPLKVKREGLDVWMERKLDAGEGDWANDGDCMMFYHCAAPGLASITYDYEKLGKRIVAGFPSPVAYDQVRIFWGVANERSYRGADLEECLRVEEMVYLEDMPIAAGIQPREIDWDGTYVEHSVPADLFTLNYRRAFREFMERAKQPVSSVMLQAKAEAV, from the coding sequence ATGTCCCCGCAATTTCCACTCCGCTCTCAAGCCGAACTGGCGATGCGCCGTCAATGGTTCCCCGTCGCCCGTTCCGTCGATCTGACGATACCGCAAAGCGCGACGCTGCTTGGCCAGCGCCTCGTCGTGTATCGCACGGAGTCGGGCAAGGCCGTCGTGCAGGATGCACGCTGCCCGCATCGCGGCGCAGATTTCGCGCTCGGCAAGGTGCATGGCGAGAACATCGCCTGTCCGTATCACGGCTGGCAGTTCTCGGCGGAGAACGGCAAGTGCACGCATGTGCCGTCGCTCGAAGATCAATGCAAGATTCCGCCGCAGGCCGCGATTCGCACGTATCCGGTGATCGAGCGCTTCGCACATGTGTGGACCGTGCTCGAAGAACCTGTCGAAGCACTGTACGACCCGACGCAGTGGCGCGAACTCGAACTCGACTGGCTGGCGGCAACGCCGCTCGAATCGCCGACGGGCGTCGCCGTCGCGATCGAGAACTTCCGTGACGTCGCACATTTTCCGTTCGTGCATGAAGTGTCGATGGGTCCGTCGAAGCATGTGGTCGAGCCGTTGAAAGTGAAGCGCGAAGGGCTCGACGTCTGGATGGAGCGCAAGCTCGATGCCGGCGAAGGCGACTGGGCCAACGATGGCGACTGCATGATGTTCTATCACTGCGCGGCGCCTGGCCTCGCATCGATCACCTACGACTACGAGAAGCTCGGCAAGCGCATCGTGGCGGGCTTCCCGTCGCCCGTCGCGTATGACCAGGTGCGCATCTTCTGGGGCGTGGCGAACGAGCGCAGCTATCGCGGCGCGGACCTGGAGGAATGTCTGCGCGTCGAAGAGATGGTGTATCTGGAAGACATGCCGATTGCAGCGGGCATCCAGCCGCGCGAGATCGACTGGGACGGCACGTATGTCGAGCATTCCGTGCCCGCCGATCTGTTCACGCTGAACTATCGGCGCGCCTTCCGCGAGTTCATGGAACGCGCGAAGCAGCCGGTGTCGTCCGTCATGCTGCAAGCGAAGGCGGAGGCGGTATGA
- a CDS encoding IS701 family transposase, giving the protein MKEIAKAWEHELDKLHGRLAGLFRRAEPRQRSLAYLKGLLGSVERKNGWQLAEWIGEATPDGVQHLLERAQWDPDAARNILRDYVVEQLGERDAVLIVDETGFVKKGEHSAGVQRQYSGTAGRIENSQIGVFLCYAGNGASAFIDRELYMPQSWIDDRPRCRAAGVPDNVGFATKPQLARRMLERALDSGVPCGWVTGDEVYGGDRPLRLWLESRAQPFVLAVKKSEPLWWQGPTYVRPDKIAQALPPQAWRRLSAGIGAKGERLYDWALTPLWRLQLSAEERRFGHYLLVRRSLDETREHAYYVVYAPRTKVTRQTLVNVAGRRWEIEVGFEATKGECGLDQYEVRRWQGWYRHITLALLAHAVLAALRGQAKKNS; this is encoded by the coding sequence ATGAAAGAGATTGCAAAAGCATGGGAACATGAACTGGATAAATTGCATGGGAGACTGGCTGGCCTGTTCAGGCGTGCTGAACCGCGACAGCGATCGCTAGCCTATCTAAAAGGTTTGCTGGGCTCAGTCGAGCGCAAAAACGGCTGGCAGCTCGCAGAATGGATCGGCGAAGCCACACCCGATGGCGTGCAGCACCTTCTCGAGCGGGCACAGTGGGATCCTGACGCAGCTCGCAACATCCTTCGTGACTACGTCGTTGAACAACTCGGTGAGCGTGATGCCGTGCTGATCGTTGATGAGACGGGTTTCGTCAAGAAGGGTGAACACTCTGCCGGTGTACAGCGCCAATACAGTGGTACGGCAGGCCGCATCGAGAATAGCCAGATTGGTGTGTTCCTATGCTACGCAGGCAATGGGGCTAGCGCATTTATTGACCGGGAACTGTATATGCCCCAGTCGTGGATCGATGATCGTCCTCGTTGTCGGGCAGCGGGCGTCCCCGACAACGTGGGCTTCGCAACCAAGCCGCAGCTCGCGCGCCGGATGCTTGAACGGGCGTTGGATTCGGGAGTACCCTGCGGATGGGTCACCGGCGATGAGGTGTATGGCGGTGACCGTCCCTTGCGGCTGTGGCTCGAGTCGCGCGCACAACCATTCGTGCTGGCGGTCAAGAAGAGCGAACCTCTGTGGTGGCAAGGCCCGACTTATGTGCGCCCCGACAAGATTGCGCAAGCCTTGCCACCACAGGCCTGGCGCCGCCTTTCGGCCGGAATCGGCGCAAAAGGTGAGCGACTGTATGACTGGGCACTTACGCCGTTATGGCGTCTGCAACTGAGCGCCGAGGAGCGTCGCTTTGGGCATTACCTGCTGGTGCGACGTAGTCTCGACGAGACCCGCGAACACGCATATTACGTCGTCTACGCACCCCGCACCAAGGTTACCCGTCAGACGCTGGTCAACGTCGCCGGCAGGCGATGGGAAATTGAGGTGGGATTCGAGGCCACAAAGGGCGAATGCGGCCTTGATCAATATGAGGTGCGTCGCTGGCAGGGCTGGTACCGTCACATCACGCTGGCATTGCTGGCGCACGCGGTGCTCGCTGCCTTGAGGGGACAGGCCAAAAAAAACAGCTGA
- a CDS encoding GNAT family N-acetyltransferase, whose product MTGSKDRCHANHAPDPRLRLEPFDEAHFAGLLALNSDPVVMQFLGDGSPTTPTEVHQSIDTAKARWERFGFSWWSFIRHDSGEIIGAGCVQHIENEPGNPVEVGWRLKRDHWGHGYATEAARAMIGFAFDELGLAAVYATTHPSNERSIKVMKRLGMRSVGLQPYYGTLAATYVLEKV is encoded by the coding sequence TTGACAGGTTCAAAGGACAGATGCCATGCGAACCACGCTCCAGACCCGCGGCTACGCCTCGAACCGTTCGACGAGGCGCACTTCGCGGGACTACTCGCGCTCAACTCCGATCCCGTCGTGATGCAATTTCTCGGCGACGGGTCGCCCACAACACCAACGGAAGTGCATCAGAGCATCGATACAGCGAAGGCGCGTTGGGAACGGTTCGGCTTTTCGTGGTGGTCGTTCATCAGGCACGACAGCGGCGAGATCATCGGCGCGGGCTGCGTGCAGCACATCGAAAACGAACCGGGCAATCCTGTGGAAGTCGGCTGGCGCTTGAAACGCGATCACTGGGGACACGGCTACGCGACGGAAGCGGCTCGCGCGATGATCGGATTCGCGTTTGACGAGCTTGGCCTCGCTGCTGTTTATGCAACGACGCATCCGTCGAATGAAAGATCGATCAAGGTGATGAAGCGGCTCGGGATGCGGAGTGTCGGTTTGCAGCCCTACTACGGGACGCTGGCGGCGACGTATGTGCTGGAGAAGGTATAG
- a CDS encoding aldehyde dehydrogenase — METQNKDLKYWRSRRATLEIEGRAFIDGTYREAQSHHTFDCISPIDGTLLARIAACGEADVNDAVCAARRAFDSNGWAGLNPRARKAIMLRWAALIREHADELALLETLDAGKPIADTITVDVPGAAYCIEWFAEAIDKFGGEVAPADHHLVGLVTREPIGVVAAVVPWNFPLLMAVWKFAPALAAGNSVVLKPSEKSPLTAIRVAQLALEAGIPPGVFNVLPGAGDAGKALALHRDVDCIAFTGSTPVGKLITQYAGESNLKRVWLELGGKSPNIVLPDCPDLDRAAKTAASAIFYNMGEMCTAGSRLLVHRDIKEAFLDRLIDASRRYVPGNPLDPATAMGAIIDRTQLDRVLGYVETGRHEAALLAGGSRVEVIDGGFYLEPTIFDTRDGDALIAREEIFGPVLSVITFDSIDEAVRIANASDYGLAAAVWTEDLTTAHDVSRRLRAGTVWVNCYDEGGDMNFPFGGYRQSGNGRDKSLHALGKYTELKSTLIRLR; from the coding sequence ATGGAAACGCAAAACAAAGACTTGAAGTACTGGCGGTCGCGCCGCGCGACGCTGGAGATCGAAGGGCGCGCGTTTATTGACGGGACGTACCGGGAAGCGCAAAGCCATCACACGTTTGACTGCATAAGCCCGATTGACGGCACTTTGCTCGCCCGAATCGCTGCATGCGGCGAAGCGGATGTCAACGATGCAGTTTGCGCCGCCCGCCGTGCCTTCGATTCAAACGGATGGGCAGGTTTGAATCCGCGCGCCCGCAAGGCGATCATGTTGCGGTGGGCCGCGTTGATCCGCGAACACGCTGACGAACTCGCGTTGCTCGAAACGCTCGACGCAGGCAAGCCGATCGCCGATACGATCACCGTCGATGTGCCGGGCGCCGCGTACTGCATCGAATGGTTTGCGGAAGCGATCGACAAGTTCGGCGGCGAAGTCGCTCCGGCGGATCATCACCTCGTCGGTCTCGTCACACGCGAACCCATCGGCGTCGTTGCCGCTGTGGTGCCGTGGAATTTCCCGCTGCTGATGGCGGTATGGAAGTTTGCGCCTGCGTTGGCAGCCGGCAACAGCGTCGTGCTCAAACCCTCCGAGAAGTCGCCTTTGACAGCGATTCGCGTCGCGCAGCTTGCGCTTGAAGCTGGCATTCCGCCGGGCGTGTTCAATGTGCTGCCGGGCGCTGGCGACGCGGGCAAGGCACTCGCATTGCATCGCGACGTGGACTGCATCGCGTTCACGGGTTCGACTCCGGTGGGCAAGCTGATCACGCAGTACGCGGGTGAGTCCAATCTCAAACGCGTGTGGCTCGAACTCGGCGGCAAGTCGCCGAACATCGTATTGCCCGATTGTCCCGATCTGGACCGTGCGGCGAAGACGGCAGCAAGCGCGATCTTCTACAACATGGGCGAGATGTGCACGGCGGGCTCGCGGCTGCTGGTGCATCGGGATATCAAGGAAGCATTTCTCGACAGGCTGATCGATGCGTCGCGTCGCTATGTGCCTGGCAATCCGCTCGATCCTGCAACAGCGATGGGCGCCATCATCGATCGGACACAACTCGACCGCGTCCTTGGCTATGTCGAAACCGGGCGGCACGAGGCAGCACTGCTCGCGGGCGGGTCGCGCGTGGAAGTGATCGACGGCGGCTTCTATCTCGAACCGACCATCTTCGACACGCGCGATGGCGATGCGCTGATCGCACGCGAAGAGATTTTCGGGCCGGTGCTGTCCGTCATCACGTTCGACTCTATCGACGAAGCCGTGCGCATTGCGAATGCAAGCGACTATGGGTTAGCCGCCGCTGTCTGGACAGAAGATCTGACCACTGCACACGACGTGTCACGCAGACTGCGGGCGGGGACCGTCTGGGTCAACTGCTACGACGAAGGTGGCGACATGAACTTCCCATTCGGCGGCTATCGGCAGTCGGGCAATGGCCGAGACAAATCGTTGCACGCGCTCGGGAAATACACCGAACTCAAATCGACGTTGATCCGTCTGCGTTAA
- a CDS encoding porin, protein MNAKIALAVGLLFASAAAYSQSTVTLFGVLDEGINLTSNAGGHKAWQTSSVDIATSRWGLKGGEDLGGGLHAIFDLESGFTLDNGSAYYSGRLFGYQSYVGLQSDTLGTLTFGRQFDSVTDVIGLTTANGYWGGYLFSHPLDNDNTDATFHANNSVKFTSNEYGGFSATALYGFSNQAGAFAGNRMVSAGLKYSYSTFTIGAVYEDLSNPGRTSTGAIASDDANFVAANQKIYGVGASYGVGPVTLGAVYTHVNVQQPTSTVYLGDLGLSNAGLRFDNLEFNVKYDIRPDVSIGGMYTYTMAHLKHEGVENALHWNQVGLMAQYLLSKRTSVYTQLVYQKLSGGNTGTPLDTAFIPGAAGPSSNSHQAVARIGMTHSF, encoded by the coding sequence ATGAATGCCAAGATAGCTCTGGCAGTGGGACTGCTGTTCGCGTCAGCCGCCGCATATTCGCAAAGCACTGTCACGCTGTTTGGCGTGCTGGACGAAGGCATTAACCTCACCAGCAATGCGGGCGGGCACAAGGCATGGCAGACGTCGAGTGTCGATATCGCGACGAGCCGTTGGGGGCTCAAGGGAGGCGAAGACCTGGGCGGCGGCCTGCATGCGATCTTCGACCTCGAAAGCGGCTTCACGCTGGATAACGGCAGTGCCTATTACAGCGGCCGCTTGTTCGGTTATCAGTCGTATGTTGGCCTGCAATCCGATACGCTCGGCACACTCACATTCGGGCGGCAGTTCGATTCCGTGACTGATGTCATCGGTTTGACAACGGCGAATGGTTATTGGGGCGGCTATCTGTTCTCACATCCGCTCGACAACGACAATACCGATGCGACGTTTCACGCTAACAACTCGGTCAAATTCACCAGCAATGAATACGGCGGCTTCTCGGCCACGGCACTGTACGGATTCAGTAATCAGGCAGGCGCGTTCGCAGGCAATCGCATGGTAAGCGCGGGCCTCAAGTACAGCTATTCGACCTTCACGATTGGTGCCGTTTATGAAGACCTGTCGAATCCGGGCAGGACATCGACGGGAGCCATCGCTTCCGACGACGCGAATTTCGTTGCGGCCAACCAGAAGATCTATGGAGTCGGCGCGAGCTACGGAGTAGGGCCCGTAACGCTTGGAGCCGTCTATACGCATGTGAACGTGCAGCAGCCGACTTCGACGGTGTATCTCGGCGATCTCGGCTTGAGCAATGCGGGCTTGCGTTTCGACAACCTGGAATTCAACGTGAAGTACGACATTCGACCCGATGTGTCCATTGGTGGCATGTACACGTACACGATGGCGCATCTGAAGCATGAGGGCGTCGAGAATGCGCTGCACTGGAACCAGGTCGGATTGATGGCGCAATATCTGTTGTCCAAGCGCACGAGCGTCTATACGCAACTGGTGTATCAGAAGCTGAGTGGGGGCAATACGGGCACGCCGCTCGATACGGCGTTCATTCCCGGTGCGGCAGGCCCATCATCGAATTCACATCAGGCGGTAGCGCGCATTGGCATGACGCATTCCTTTTAG
- a CDS encoding SDR family oxidoreductase, with protein MNQTTQRAPARQAPETVLTLSPEAGRLTGRVALVTGGGRGAGRAHARLLALRGAAVVIVDIDADVARATATEIEQEGGRALALTADITRRDLAERVIHEAAERFGGIDILVHNAGMMYSLTGLEKTDDDNFNQLLSINVHAPLFLTRAALPYLRKSRAPRVIFINSQWGQVPDGHSYGYMVAKAAQLGLMKTMAKEFVGEGILVNAVTPGAILTRMVPDEYIEGEQKAIPLGRLAHPEEIASTVAFLASDEAAFIAGQSIPVNGGALVVGI; from the coding sequence CTGTCGCCGGAGGCAGGGCGTCTCACCGGGCGTGTCGCGCTCGTCACGGGCGGCGGGCGCGGCGCGGGCCGCGCACATGCACGGCTGCTCGCGCTGCGCGGCGCAGCCGTGGTGATCGTCGATATCGACGCCGATGTGGCGCGTGCAACGGCCACGGAAATCGAGCAGGAGGGCGGCCGCGCGCTGGCGCTCACCGCCGACATCACACGCCGCGATCTCGCCGAGCGCGTGATCCACGAAGCCGCTGAACGTTTCGGCGGCATCGACATCCTCGTGCATAACGCCGGAATGATGTACTCGCTCACCGGCCTGGAGAAGACCGACGACGACAACTTCAACCAGCTGCTGTCGATCAACGTGCATGCGCCGCTCTTTCTCACGCGGGCCGCGCTGCCTTATCTGCGCAAGAGCCGCGCGCCGCGCGTGATCTTCATCAACTCGCAGTGGGGCCAGGTGCCTGACGGCCACTCGTATGGCTACATGGTCGCGAAGGCTGCGCAACTTGGCTTGATGAAGACGATGGCCAAGGAATTCGTCGGCGAAGGGATTCTCGTGAACGCGGTGACGCCGGGCGCGATTCTCACGCGCATGGTGCCCGACGAATACATCGAAGGCGAGCAGAAGGCGATACCGCTCGGCCGGCTCGCGCATCCGGAGGAGATCGCCAGCACGGTCGCGTTTCTCGCATCCGATGAGGCGGCGTTCATCGCCGGGCAGTCGATTCCCGTGAACGGCGGCGCGCTCGTCGTCGGCATCTGA